A stretch of Candidatus Symbiobacter mobilis CR DNA encodes these proteins:
- a CDS encoding ribonuclease P protein component codes for MKHLTAQRQFQAVLHGKVLAATQHFVVHGIPASTPGLVIPPAGTPPDAILFEHLLGVVLPKRCARRAVTRNALRRQIYSVGDDFALALGAWACVVRLRREFDRTLFPSATSQALRCTARKELQALFVLAAKAAAKIDLARRKRVAVPVAPLVP; via the coding sequence GTGAAACACCTCACTGCCCAGCGACAGTTTCAGGCAGTGCTACACGGCAAGGTGCTGGCGGCGACGCAGCATTTCGTGGTACACGGCATTCCGGCATCGACACCGGGTTTGGTCATCCCCCCGGCGGGTACCCCGCCAGACGCAATACTGTTCGAGCATTTGCTCGGAGTGGTGCTGCCCAAACGTTGCGCGCGCCGTGCCGTCACCCGCAATGCATTGCGCAGACAGATTTACTCCGTCGGGGATGATTTTGCATTGGCTTTGGGTGCTTGGGCTTGCGTAGTGCGCCTGCGCAGGGAATTCGACCGCACCCTGTTCCCCAGCGCCACTTCGCAGGCTCTTCGATGCACAGCGCGCAAGGAGTTACAGGCATTGTTCGTACTCGCTGCAAAGGCTGCAGCAAAGATCGATCTGGCACGGCGCAAGCGTGTGGCCGTTCCCGTGGCCCCCCTCGTGCCGTAG